In a single window of the Bacteroidota bacterium genome:
- a CDS encoding S41 family peptidase produces the protein MPTIASAMSRFIIIFILFFLASSCKSQVPADVKAVIDTVLDHAESASMYRNGVDWPALRGEVYSLAAEADSIPDLGPAIQHMLTTLGDEHGRFLYNYQHIAFYNGPEKPHLKGIDVDMYNQIQLGQTYAFGADLIAPGVGYVRIVGMPMGDNTQMSQDIQDAVCAQVAKGAEDWVVDLRYNGGGNMFPMVEGLAAIIGDGHVGGAVGLTPEENVTWHVVDGDFYYADQSVQLENACRYERLPKVAVLTSMYTASSGEVVAVVFKGREKTRFFGEPTHGLTTVNDWTPIDSLSVLMLSVSTYQSRDGVVHKSYVEADEHIPYHPNPLSDDDEGVKAALDWLKTDK, from the coding sequence ATGCCAACTATCGCTAGCGCTATGTCCAGGTTTATCATCATCTTTATCCTGTTTTTCTTAGCAAGCAGTTGCAAAAGCCAGGTGCCGGCCGACGTAAAAGCGGTAATAGACACAGTGCTGGATCACGCAGAATCAGCATCTATGTATAGAAACGGGGTGGACTGGCCAGCATTACGGGGAGAAGTATACAGCCTTGCAGCTGAAGCAGATTCGATTCCCGACCTTGGGCCAGCGATCCAACACATGCTAACAACCCTGGGTGATGAGCACGGCAGGTTTCTCTACAACTACCAGCACATCGCGTTTTACAATGGCCCCGAAAAGCCCCATCTCAAAGGGATAGATGTGGACATGTACAACCAAATCCAACTTGGGCAGACCTACGCTTTTGGGGCCGACCTGATCGCGCCTGGTGTTGGGTATGTACGCATTGTGGGCATGCCAATGGGCGACAATACGCAGATGTCACAAGACATTCAGGACGCTGTTTGTGCGCAAGTGGCAAAAGGAGCGGAAGACTGGGTTGTGGATCTGCGCTATAACGGTGGCGGTAACATGTTTCCAATGGTTGAAGGCCTGGCTGCCATTATCGGCGACGGACACGTTGGGGGAGCTGTTGGGTTGACTCCGGAAGAAAACGTGACCTGGCACGTAGTAGATGGAGATTTTTACTATGCCGATCAGTCTGTACAGTTGGAAAATGCCTGTAGGTACGAGAGGCTGCCGAAAGTAGCTGTGTTGACGAGCATGTATACGGCGAGCTCAGGCGAGGTTGTTGCCGTTGTATTCAAAGGACGCGAGAAAACGCGGTTCTTTGGCGAGCCGACGCATGGACTAACCACGGTGAACGATTGGACACCAATCGATAGTTTGTCAGTACTTATGCTGTCTGTTAGCACATACCAGAGCCGAGACGGCGTTGTGCACAAATCGTACGTTGAAGCTGATGAGCACATCCCATACCACCCGAATCCGCTATCAGATGATGATGAGGGTGTAAAGGCTGCGTTGGACTGGTTAAAAACAGACAAGTGA
- a CDS encoding META domain-containing protein gives MSIQRTLHTNYLAMLPYKTTRTVLCFLCFAACLAALCFAGCTSVDNPPASTALAGTTWTITETSAPDTQTERPNAGDFTISFLVSGQVAGNEMCNACGGTYTLMGDKTVQIDVGCNEAGCGLWSTTYLVRAYPSGLYTYELNGEELVLNEVEQARKFILKRVPAPVL, from the coding sequence TTGTCTATTCAACGAACCCTCCACACAAACTACCTGGCCATGTTACCCTACAAAACCACACGCACAGTACTCTGCTTTCTCTGCTTTGCAGCATGCCTGGCTGCCTTATGCTTTGCAGGATGTACATCCGTCGACAACCCGCCGGCCAGTACTGCGTTGGCAGGCACAACATGGACCATCACAGAAACAAGCGCCCCTGATACGCAAACCGAGCGCCCAAACGCCGGCGATTTTACCATCAGTTTTTTGGTGTCCGGCCAGGTTGCTGGAAATGAAATGTGCAATGCCTGTGGCGGCACCTACACCCTGATGGGCGACAAGACGGTCCAGATCGATGTGGGCTGCAATGAAGCTGGCTGCGGACTCTGGTCGACAACCTATCTTGTTCGCGCTTATCCGAGTGGGCTGTACACGTATGAATTAAATGGCGAAGAACTGGTGTTAAATGAGGTAGAGCAAGCCCGCAAATTTATCCTCAAGCGGGTACCCGCGCCTGTGTTATAG
- a CDS encoding YbhB/YbcL family Raf kinase inhibitor-like protein yields MSNKRFVVCLLLAGLFTTTVTAQDFTLSSNDISEGQQLAAAQVFQGFGCEGENISPQLSWSNAPAGTKSFVVTAYDPDAPTGSGWWHWNVVNIPADVMSLDAGAGGKNGMPEGASQLRNDYGTPGFGGACPPPGEVHRYQFTVYALGTMLELPPQPSNALAGFMTRANALASASITAVYTR; encoded by the coding sequence ATGTCGAATAAACGCTTTGTTGTTTGCCTGCTCCTTGCCGGCCTTTTTACGACCACAGTAACCGCGCAGGACTTTACGCTGTCCAGCAACGACATCTCGGAAGGCCAACAACTGGCTGCTGCCCAAGTCTTCCAGGGATTTGGGTGTGAAGGAGAGAACATCTCACCACAACTATCCTGGTCGAATGCGCCGGCAGGGACCAAAAGTTTTGTTGTTACCGCTTATGACCCGGATGCACCCACTGGATCTGGCTGGTGGCATTGGAACGTGGTTAATATTCCGGCAGACGTCATGTCGCTGGACGCTGGTGCAGGGGGCAAAAATGGGATGCCTGAAGGCGCCTCTCAGTTGCGCAACGATTACGGCACGCCCGGATTTGGCGGCGCGTGCCCACCACCAGGCGAAGTTCATCGGTACCAGTTTACCGTTTATGCCCTGGGTACGATGTTAGAGTTGCCGCCACAGCCAAGCAATGCGCTGGCCGGCTTCATGACCCGCGCCAACGCATTGGCTAGCGCCAGCATCACAGCCGTCTATACACGATAG
- a CDS encoding AraC family transcriptional regulator, producing the protein MDLLNTPERSAAHQPAPGIYVLPIVQATTATFSDLYIRDTALFFIENGSKRVMHAGGSELIGETGDVMVFPSDAVVMIENRTWSGADYRAVGITFDKTLVAQIFEHAAPGRTTQPVQVVSPTPGETDHMLNTVRNTTTDATLPTPIVTHRFLELLVWIKAMGVNLTAPVDDSPLGQVRALLETDLTHPWRSKEVADHFAMSEATMRRWLAQTGDSFSKILINSRLERGLSLLQTTAASISEIALNCGFKTPSHFSDSFKMRFGIPPKSIRDAKS; encoded by the coding sequence ATGGATTTGTTAAATACACCTGAACGATCAGCAGCCCATCAGCCGGCGCCTGGCATTTATGTGTTGCCCATTGTGCAGGCAACAACGGCTACCTTTTCCGACCTGTACATTCGAGATACGGCCCTTTTCTTTATTGAAAACGGAAGCAAGCGGGTCATGCACGCGGGTGGCAGTGAGCTTATTGGAGAAACGGGCGATGTGATGGTTTTTCCATCTGACGCTGTTGTTATGATCGAAAACCGTACCTGGTCTGGCGCCGATTATCGCGCTGTTGGGATTACCTTCGACAAGACACTTGTTGCACAAATTTTTGAACATGCCGCGCCCGGACGAACTACGCAGCCTGTGCAAGTGGTTTCGCCAACTCCAGGCGAAACAGATCATATGTTAAACACCGTCCGGAATACAACGACGGATGCGACATTGCCGACGCCAATTGTGACGCATCGCTTTCTCGAGTTGCTTGTCTGGATCAAAGCAATGGGTGTAAACCTGACGGCTCCGGTTGATGATAGTCCGCTGGGGCAGGTCCGGGCGTTACTCGAAACAGACCTGACCCATCCCTGGCGTTCAAAAGAAGTGGCAGATCACTTTGCGATGAGTGAGGCCACAATGCGGCGCTGGCTGGCGCAAACAGGGGATAGCTTCTCCAAAATCCTGATTAACTCCCGCCTCGAACGCGGACTGAGTTTGCTGCAAACCACGGCAGCGTCCATTTCGGAAATAGCGCTGAACTGTGGCTTCAAAACCCCCTCACATTTCTCCGATTCGTTTAAAATGCGCTTTGGCATTCCTCCGAAATCCATTCGGGACGCAAAAAGTTGA
- a CDS encoding T9SS type A sorting domain-containing protein, whose product MELFAPRVGVNTPKYDTAANITLPDDFVCNAVERIGAKSSALGGMAGYVQPAAMQALLRMEFATWENEAWQPAFAEQHVYNENGELSNTIFQGWIGNSWLNNSQVVFEYDARGLNLSKIWQEAEGESWRSYRRQVNTWNVLGELTETVREDWLDGNWIASRRDLMSYENGLLVEEVLQSLVDMRWQSAFRYTQAYDGQGRQVYSQSEYYDDLASKWVANGRGAVDYGDTYTEFSSQLWDSDARDWFTYSRAYVELNVRGNPVLDTRSWRDLKSAWIFVERVVYTYNDAGLTSERLVQRFRDAEWQNHGLYESTYDIDGNLISQSWSSWDSDENVWRRSSRRTYTYQSAAIENGAVQSLVSVALYPQPARNYVLFDVTLGKEPTQLVVAVYDMLGREVARLRDDPQAVGRLQIDWQPGQLAAGIYLVRVQAGQHVETKKLVLAN is encoded by the coding sequence GTGGAATTATTCGCTCCACGAGTTGGAGTAAACACGCCCAAGTATGATACTGCTGCAAACATCACGTTGCCTGATGACTTCGTTTGCAACGCAGTTGAACGAATCGGTGCTAAAAGCAGTGCCTTGGGGGGGATGGCTGGCTATGTACAGCCGGCTGCAATGCAAGCTTTGCTTCGTATGGAGTTCGCGACCTGGGAAAATGAAGCCTGGCAGCCTGCCTTTGCTGAGCAACACGTGTACAATGAAAATGGGGAATTATCAAATACCATATTTCAGGGATGGATTGGTAATTCCTGGCTCAACAACTCGCAAGTGGTGTTTGAATATGATGCGCGCGGGTTAAATCTTTCTAAGATTTGGCAAGAAGCGGAGGGCGAATCCTGGCGTAGTTACCGCCGTCAAGTCAACACGTGGAATGTATTGGGTGAACTTACTGAAACTGTACGTGAGGACTGGCTAGATGGGAATTGGATAGCAAGCCGCAGGGATTTAATGTCTTATGAGAATGGTTTATTGGTTGAGGAAGTCCTGCAGAGCCTGGTTGATATGCGTTGGCAAAGTGCTTTCAGATATACGCAGGCATACGACGGGCAGGGGCGCCAGGTATATTCTCAGTCTGAATATTACGATGATTTAGCATCGAAATGGGTCGCTAATGGGCGCGGCGCTGTGGATTATGGCGATACTTATACTGAATTTAGCTCCCAATTATGGGATTCGGATGCGCGAGACTGGTTCACATACAGCCGAGCGTACGTTGAACTCAATGTTCGAGGAAATCCTGTGTTGGACACCCGGTCTTGGAGAGATTTGAAATCAGCATGGATATTTGTAGAACGGGTCGTTTACACGTACAACGATGCCGGCTTAACTTCTGAGCGCCTGGTCCAGCGATTTAGGGATGCAGAATGGCAAAATCATGGCCTTTATGAAAGTACGTATGATATTGACGGCAATCTGATAAGTCAGTCCTGGAGCAGTTGGGATAGTGACGAAAACGTCTGGCGTCGCAGCTCGAGGCGGACGTATACCTACCAGTCCGCAGCTATCGAAAATGGTGCTGTGCAGTCGCTTGTTTCAGTAGCGTTGTACCCGCAGCCAGCGCGCAATTATGTCTTGTTTGATGTTACCCTGGGAAAAGAGCCTACACAACTTGTTGTTGCGGTGTACGATATGCTTGGGCGAGAAGTCGCCCGACTACGCGATGACCCTCAGGCAGTGGGCAGGCTGCAAATAGACTGGCAACCCGGGCAGCTTGCTGCGGGGATATATCTAGTCCGTGTTCAGGCCGGCCAACATGTTGAGACAAAAAAGCTGGTGCTGGCGAATTAG